DNA from Canis lupus familiaris isolate Mischka breed German Shepherd chromosome 33, alternate assembly UU_Cfam_GSD_1.0, whole genome shotgun sequence:
GGCTCGGGTGGCCCCAATCCCGGGCATGAGGGTCCCGGCATCTGCTGGCATCACGCTCCATGGGCCCGACCACATCTGGTGGCTGGAGCTGCCCCCCCTACCGAGTTAGAGCCCTGAGGGCCCTGCTCCCCCTAACCCGGGCGGCTCGCGGTTGGTCTCAGCTGCTGCCTGCTGACCACGGCACGCGGTGCTCGCCCAACCCGGGAAGACGTGATCCACGCCCGGCCCACGGGCCCACACCTCTTCAGCTTCCCCGACTCCGCGGTTACACTGGTTCAGGGCACGCAAGTTCTCCTCCCAGCAGAGTAATTCCTGGCGGGCGGAGTCTGTCCCGGGAGATTCCACTTCCAGGcctgctcccttcctccctgaAACCGGAGAGTGCGACGTTGGAGACATTGTGGATTTCGCCGGCTCCATCTAGGTCCTTTGCTATGACAGGATTTGTGAGGACCCACTCGAGGTCGATGTCGGCTCCCTCCAGTGTGATAAATAGCatcggggcccctgggtggctcagtgggtgggcgtctgccttcggctcaggtcatgatcccgggtcctgggatcgagtcccgcatcaggcctcctgtgtgcttctccctctccccctgcccctccgccCCACTCGtgtgcacgcactctctctctcaaataaataaataaaatcttaaaaaaaaaaaagaaatagcatgaaTAATAGGTgcgggttttttttccccctaaaaggaaaatatccaTTCAGGGAAGTCCTTTGTGTGTATTCGTTTCCAAATGCCGTCCGTCCCCACGTTTGAGATGTCAGGCAAGCCAGGACAGAGCTCAGGAATCCAGGTACTGCAGACAGGGAAACCACCTGCCCCAACCCCTGCACCCCCGGTTTATGTGTTCATTGTTTCTTGTCTCTGTATTTCAGGATGATGAAGTTCgaggaagaaaatcaaatcagATGTCCCCTTGTCAGCCGTCGAGCCCCCAAAACCAGAAAGTCTTTTATTATAAGGTGATTTTCTGTGCTGCTGTATTCAGGACCCAACAAGACGACTGGgaactggggctgccctgagtcGGGTCAGCCTGGGGTCAGAGGCCCCTCCTGGGGGACGCTCGGCCCCACGACCCCGGGGGACCCCGGcccccccagcctctccccgACACAGGCCCTTTCTGCGGTGAGATGCAGAAGAACATGCTCGCTGCAGAGAGACGCTCTCCAGGTCCAACTACGCCAACTGCAGAAATCACGTCATTTCTGACCACCCCTCGTCCCTCGGCCCGAGGCCAGGAGGCAACGGCGTGcggctctgcccccaccctcggACGGACCAAGCCGCCTCGGCCTCTGCCCTCCGTGACCCCTCTGACCTCGCCTCCAAGACAAGGCATCTTGAGAGTACCCGCTAGGCCCCGACCCGCTGGCAGGAGCCGACGACAGGTGTGCGGGCGGCCAGGCCGCCTTCTTCTGGCTTCTCGAAGAAGAGTGACTTCTGAGCCGGTGGCTGGGCCACTGCCTCTGCTGCTCGGGgcctcctgcagccccaggccccgccgcTCTCTGCGGCCACCGACACCCACTATTGGTCTCAATCCCTTCCCGCCTTCCAGAGTGTTCCAGGAGCGCCGGGCCGGGCACCCCCCCAGTCGCCCCATGTCACCTCTGTTTGTCGCCAGCCCGCACCGCAGAGGGACCCACGGGGTTCCTTCTGCCCCCTGCAAGGGGAGCACTTTCTTACCTTTGCTCTTCGTTACTTTCCACCGACGGACCCCCCTCCTTTTCCGTATTACAGAGACAAGGCACAGAGCAGACCACCCGTTTTCAGGATGTTGACTAGCAACAGGGCAATTGAACCAAAACTACAAAGTGGTAGTTATGTCTAATCCTTGGTACCAAATTGGCGCTAAATCTCGTCTGTCCTTCTCTGACCGCACAGTTCTGGCCACTGGAGATCCACACCTCCTGCAGGCCCCTGCCAGGGTCTCCGCTGCCCCAGCCTGCACCCTcccgctcccccccacccccaaatcacAGAGAATCCTTGGTACATCTTGATACTTTGTGATACAACAAGGGGTGTTTCACGGCCCTTGCTTGGCTCTGGGTGTCACGTCGTGAGAAGTACATTGACAAATTTTGATAGTTTTGAGGGATCTGGAAACCATCTTACGCCGAGAATGTCAGAGAAACTGAGGACGTGGGCTAGAGAAGAGGGCACATGGGGAGTGGGCCTGGCCGGCACAAGTGCCCCGACACTGCAACAGGGCAGACGTACAGCTGAAGGGGCGTATTTGCTGTTTTCAGCTCAACCCAAGCGTGTGTACACTAACCAGCCACAGGGGTACAGACTGTTCCAAGAAAAGGTAAGTGCCTCTTTATATAAATTGTCCCAGCAAGATTAGCTGACCCTCCAGCAGAGATGTTCCCGACACCATCCTTTTGTCGGGTGAGGGCTTGGCCTTCCCAATCCATAATTGTTTATTTCTATgaagaagatggagagagggcagcccgggtggctcagcggtttagcgccgcctgcggcccagggtgtgatcctggagacccaggatcgagtcccacatgggctccctgcatggagcctgcttctccctctgcctgtgtctctgcctctctctctctgtgtgtgtctctcatgaataaataaataaaatcttaaaaaaaaaaaaaaaagatggagagagaatctggaggtTTTGGGGTAACCATGAGCCCGTCAAACCTTGCTGCCTGCTTGCCTCTAGACATCAGTCAGCTTTtacctattattattatcctttgAAAATTCTGACACGCTCtccaggaatttaaaatattcctttctgcAGGATGACACAGCTTTGCCagctttaaattttaaacttcaaaTCTGCTTTGGAGCTAAAAGTttgcttttatagtttttaaaggtTTCTAGCCACAGGAAAGGTGACTTGAACTTTGGAAATTTGCTTTTGAAACTCAGACCTATCGACCAACGTACTGGTGAGCCTGAACGTCCCCCTGGCATGTACACGTAGCCTGTTTGACTTACCTTTGCCCTCCGACAGACTAGGCCTGCCTCCCACGTAGAGCAGTGGTTCCTGAATCTGGCTGCGCATCAGCATCactgggatttaaaaaacaaaacaaaacaaaaaggtaaagtAAATGACCAGGACCCCCGTTCAGAGCTACTGGCTTAACTGAGCTGCATTGGACTTGGGTgtgggtaattttttaaattctctggcccattctaatgtgcagccagaggTGAAAAGCCGTTCTCAACAGTTTGGGGGCTGCCATTTGAGCCCATGTTCCTCTCAGACATCCCTTCAGATCAAGCCGGTTTGCCTGGATTCTAGAAGCTTAACAGTGCCGTCATATTCCAAGACACTATccaggaatgaatgaattccttAAATCTGTTGCTTTGATCCTTAGTGGACCTCATGCCTCAAGTCCAGCAGACCCAACTATGATGGTGGAGGGACAGTGGGGTGGAGGCTGAGGGATGTTTTTACGTCTCTAATGACAAAATCGATGGGGTCAGCATCAAGCTAAACTCAGCTACCAGTGTTCTGAGAGTTTCTCCTGCGTCCCCCTTTGCCAGCACAGAGTTTCCCGATGCCTGGACGAAAATGTCTTTCTCTGAAGCTTCAAAGTATCAGACAAGAGAAAGCATTCCTTTAAGGAAGCTTTTTGACATGCTGATGCACAGCTGTTTATATTCAAGAATAGCTATCCACTCGGAAAATCACATCTGTGCTGACTATCGGAATAGAGCTGCCCATGGGAGCTGATGAGCCAGCAGGACCCATCCTTTTGGATGGTACTAAATCCATATCATCCCCACACAAAAGTAAGCTCCACAGACCTACAGAACTCACAGGTCTTCCCCACTTTTATAGAACAGCACATGACACAAAGAGGGTGCTCAAGAAATTTATTCAACGgatgaatatgtgaataaatgaatcaaatcatAGTCAAGGCCCAGAAAGAACTCCAGAAGCTATcaagattgcttaaaaataaataaagtattgatTTCCAAATTCTGGTTTCCCCAGAGCTTCACGGAAATGCTCAGGTCCCCGCAGAGCAAGACCTGAATGACTTCACATGTTAACTTGGAGAGCAACTGGGTGGCAGGACAAACAGGGGTCAATCCATATGAAGCCTTGGATCTACCTCCAAATGCTCAGCCCAAGCTCTGTCCTTGTCAGAGTTTTCTAGCCCCTATCCCCATTGGCCTGAGTATCACAGAGTCCCCCTCCACAGAGCTGCCTCCCTcaccccaggctccctgctaTTAACTATACTAACTAACCCGCTCCACTCCAGGGGTAGCCCCTCTCAAATCTACTTCCTGTGCCCCAGGTCTCAAACCCATACCCCCACACCCTTGCACAATTCCAGTTTTAGCAGGGATAGAACACTCTGCCCTGCCCAGCTGGGTGATGCATCACCAAGCCCTCCTCAGAGAAAGCAgattagaaaatcttttttttttttttttttttttttgtacctcaaaaaattagaactaGGCTTGTCCGGCCCTGGCAGTGTTAGCAATCATGTGCTAGAGAAGCATACAAATTTGAGTAAAAAAAGCCAAGCAGCTGCATTCTCTCAATCCGCGGGGCCCCAGCACACACCCCATAGAGAGTAGAGATCCTTTCCTGGAATATGGAATGTGGGACTCAGTGGAAAGATCCTGACCTAACCACCTTTCTCCTGAGCTTTCACATCATCCACCTAGAAGAGACCTGGGCATAAAGGGAAATGTTCACATCCGGTGCTTTTTAGTTTCCCTGTCGGCCCGGCCGCTGCCCACATGACTGGGCTGAGCCGAGCCGTCCTCTGAGCCTCTGACTGGTACAATAAGGAACCTTCACTTTGAGGCTCGCTCAGCTTTCTGATGAAAGGAAGTCACTCTGTCCCCGTGGAGGTGTTGCCCGTGTCATGTGCAGTTGGAAAAATCAGATGCTTGGGCCCAAGAGTTAACGCACTGAATCTCTTCTTGTCTTCGTCACACTCTCTGTTGAGGTTCAAAACGAGGGACTTAAATGCTGGCGACCTAGGCCCTGGCATTACCGGCTTCACAGATGTCCCCTCCCCGCCGCACCCGTCACACTGCGAAGGCCTGTGAATCTTAATCGAAGAGGGAAATAGTCCAGCAGCTTGATCCGTAACAATAACCTGCGCTCGCGAACTACAGGTTGTGGCCCACGAGGAGCAACGTTCAGATTTCTACTCAAGGGGCCCTTGTCACTGGGGACGTCATTCCCTCCCCGCTGGTGCCCCGCTCTGGGCCGCTCGGAGGGAGGACGGGGGAAGCGCCCCTCTGTCTGCGGCATCCTAACCTCGGAGAGGTCGGGGCCCTGGCAGGCACCACATTGAAAGTAGCATCTAGTTAGCAGCCGCCTGAGGTAGCTTTCCCCAACTCTCCCCTAAAATACACACAGACACGGAAAAAGATTAAAACTCTAAGTCAtccagtcatttaaaaaatattcgtCTGGCAAGCACTGAGTAAACAGTCGCTGCTTTCAAGGAATTTCTGGTCCAGTCACTATACCAAACTCTGTCTTCCTAAcgattgctgtgtaacaaactaccccaaaacATAGGGGCTTAAGACAACATGTATTTTCCCACAGTTCCTGTGGGTTGGAGTCCAGGAATGGCTTAGCTGGGTGCTCCGGCCGTAGGTCTCTCACAAAGCTATAGTCacccccccattttttttaagatttatatttttctttatttatttatttgagagagagaaagagaaagaaagcacacagagggagagagagaagcatactctccgctgagcagggagcccaacataaggctcaattccaggaccctgggatcatgacataagccaaaggcaggcacttaaccaactgagccttccAGGAGCCCCAAAGACATAGTTATCTTAAGACTCAACAAGGAAGGACCCACTTCCTCACTCATGGGATTGTTGGAGGGATTTGGCTCCAACAAATGGTCGTTGGACTGAGGATCCCTTGGGTTCTTGAACCAAGGATCCCTTGGGTTCTTGAAACATAAGCTTCTCCACAGAGCATATCACAGCATGGCAGCCTTTGAGGAGTTTAAGATGGAATGGAGTAAACCTGGTGACAAGCAGGAGCACTTCTAGATTCCCCACCCATCCCTGCTCACTGCTGAGATTTAAGGGGGGGTCTTTAATATCTCATGCCTACCCATCGGCATCTAGACTTTCTTCTTGTcccttccctctctgattttcccattCAGGTAATGTcatgggcctctctctctccgtacCAAGAACTATTGTAGGCAGTGAGTGAACAAAACACATTTCCAATTCTTAAAGAGTTTACATTCCCATAGAGAagatagataataaatgaaaaatgtgtaGTGGACCAGAGGATAGGCGttgtagaaaaaataaagcagaataagtGGGGAGAAAGTGctaaggagtgtgtgtgtatgttatggGAGGTTTTAATGTGAGAACTGAGCAAAGCAGCACAGGAAGGTGCAGGTCTCGGGGTGGTAGGGTGCTTGGCATGTTCAAGGAACAGCAGTGAAGTCAGCGGGGCTGGAGCCAAGTCAGCGAAACATAATAGACACAAGGTCAGAGGGGTAGGTGGGTCATGGAAAGTAGTGGAGTTCACTGCACAATACTTTGAAAGGCTTCATAAACCACATTAAGACTTTGGATTTTCCTCCGAGATGGGACACAATGGGCAGATTTGGAGAGAAGCAGTAAATGTGATCTATGTAAGACCGCTTGGTTGCTAGGTTTGAGAACAAACAGTAAGTGGGGCAAGAATAGAAGCCAGAAGAGCAGTGGCAAAACTACGGAAATAATCCAGGCAAAAGTGGTAAGAAGTGattggattctggatatattttaaggAAGAACAAATAGGGTTTAATGAAAGACTGACTATGGGATGTGAGAGGAAAAGGGGGCATTAAGGACAGCTCTAAAgcttttggcctgagcaactggtGCCATTTATAGGGAAGAGGAGCACTGGAAGGGGAGCAAGATGGGAAGGATTTAGAAATCAAGAATTCTGTTTCAAATATGTTAATTTGAGATGCTTATTAGACTTCCAGATGGACATGTCAAGTAGGCAATTGGATAAATTAATCTGGCATTCAGGGGAATGATTCTGAGCTAGAGATAGAAATCTGGGAGTCATCAGTTTACAgacattatttaaagaaataaggctTGATGAATTCACTAGGAAGTTAGGGTAGATAGAAATGCAATCTGAGAACTGCTCCCTGGGGCACTCCGACATGGAGAGGAGGATGACGGGAAAGCAGCAAAGAAGTAGCTAGGTGGGAGGAGAATCAAGAAACAGTGGTGTCCTGGAAAACAAGCGGAGAAAGTATTCCAAGTTTTTggatcttccttttgtttttcaaatctaATGTGCATAAAAATCACTCTACAGGGTTTGTACACAATgccttatttacttattttgtggGAAATTTAAAGGATTTTCAAGGCACATTTTGACTTGGCTTGATCTTAGCTTGATCCCCATGTACTGGAAGGGCACAAGCACTGTGTATTAGAGTCAAGTGTCAGGAGGCTAGTTCATTGAATGTCTTTGGATTATTgcaattttttaaactgttcaCTGAAGAGAATATCAGATGCGGAAAATTAGCAGGCTAGTATAATCATATAAAAGCCTCTAGggt
Protein-coding regions in this window:
- the LOC111093781 gene encoding SH3 domain-binding protein 1-like, producing the protein MQKNMLAAERRSPGPTTPTAEITSFLTTPRPSARGQEATACGSAPTLGRTKPPRPLPSVTPLTSPPRQGILRVPARPRPAGRSRRQVCGRPGRLLLASRRRVTSEPVAGPLPLLLGASCSPRPRRSLRPPTPTIGLNPFPPSRVFQERRAGHPPSRPMSPLFVASPHRRGTHGVPSAPCKGSTFLPLLFVTFHRRTPLLFRITETRHRADHPFSGC